Proteins co-encoded in one Ananas comosus cultivar F153 linkage group 15, ASM154086v1, whole genome shotgun sequence genomic window:
- the LOC109721294 gene encoding phenylalanine--tRNA ligase beta subunit, cytoplasmic: MPTVSVGRDRLFQAIGQTYTQEEFEALCFEFGIELDDVTTEKAIIRKEKHLEDEAEEGDEEVIYKIEVAANRYDLLCLEGIARALRIFTGREGIPVFKISNIPPQSMLKMHVKPETSLIRPFVVCAVLRGVTFDEAKYNSFIDLQDKLHHNICRRRTLVAIGTHDLDALEGPFSYEALPPTEINFVPLKQAKSFRADELLEFYKSDMKLKKFLPIIENSPVYPVIYDSNRKVLSLPPIINGAHSAITLNTKNVFIECTATDLTKAKIVLNTVVTMFSEYCERKFEVEPVEVIYSDGKASIYPDLSVTKMEVPLSDITGPIGISLEESEVIPLLNKMQLQAEKSVSADANHIISVSVPPTRSDILHARDVMEDVAIAYGYNNIPKSKPKCMTNGGRQPLNRFSDKIRAEVARAGYLEVLTWILCSHEENFSMLKREDDGKKAVIIANPRSSEFEVVRTSLMSCLLKTLKHNIDHPRPIKIFEVGDVVTLDATHDVGAANNRRLAALYCNVTSGFEEILGLVERIMKIVRAPHVPVGDSFMRPSEEPEFFPNRQCSIIFKGKEIGNFGIVHPEVLKKFGIPDPCSFVEIDIQALL; the protein is encoded by the exons ATGCCGACGGTGAGCGTCGGAAGAGACCGCCTCTTCCAAGCCATCGGCCAGACCTACA CGCAGGAGGAGTTCGAAGCGCTCTGCTTCGAGTTCGGCATCGAACTCGACGACGTG ACGACCGAGAAGGCGATAATCAGGAAAGAAAAGCACCTGGAAGATGAAGCGGAGGAAGGGGATGAGGAGGTGATCTACAAGATCGAAGTCGCCGCGAATAG ATATGATTTACTTTGTCTTGAAGGAATAGCACGGGCTTTACGCATTTTCACTGGGAGGGAAGGGATTCCTGTATTCAAAATCTCTAACATCCCACCTCAGAgtatgcttaaaatgcatgttaAACCAGAG ACTTCCTTAATTAGACCCTTTGTTGTTTGCGCTGTCTTAAGAGGAGTAACTTTTGATGAAGCCAAATATAACAGCTTCATTGACCTACAAGATAAACTCCACCACAACATTTGTCG GAGGAGGACTTTGGTGGCTATTGGTACTCATGATTTGGACGCATTGGAAGGCCCCTTCTCATATGAG GCATTGCCGCCGACAGAGATAAACTTCGTCCCTTTAAAGCAG GCCAAAAGCTTCAGGGCTGACGAACTACTTGAGTTTTACAAA TCAGATATGAAACTGAAGAAATTTTTGCCCATAATCGAGAATTCTCCTGTCTATCCTGTGATATATGACAGCAATAG AAAGGTATTGTCATTGCCTCCAATTATTAATGGAGCACATTCAGCCATCACTCTCAATACTAAAAATGTGTTCATCGAATGTACAGCTACTGATCTAACCAAGGCAAAAATTGTTCTGAACACAGTG GTTACTATGTTTTCAGAGTACTGTGAAAGGAAATTTGAGGTTGAGCCAGTTGAGGTGATTTACTCTGATGGCAAGGCTAGCATTTACCCTGATCTCTCGGTGACCAAAATGGAAGTTCCTCTTTCTGATATTACTGGTCCCATTGGTATCTCTCTGGAGGAATCAGAG GTTATTCCATTATTGAATAAAATGCAATTGCAAGCTGAGAAATCTGTCTCGGCAGATGCGAATCATATCATATCTGTGTCTGTACCTCCAACTAGAAGTGACATTCTACATGCCCGTGATGTTATGGAG GATGTTGCTATCGCTTATGGCTACAATAATATCCCAAAGTCAAAGCCTAAGTGTATGACAAATGGAGGTAGACAGCCACTGAACCGATTTTCTGATAAAATTAGAGCTGAG GTTGCAAGGGCTGGATATTTGGAGGTGCTCACATGGATCTTGTGTTCCCATGAGGAGAATTTTTCAATGTTAAAACGAGAGGATGATGGGAAGAAAGCAGTCATTATTGCGAATCCTCGTTCATCTGAATTTGAG GTTGTTCGAACAAGTTTGATGTCATGCTTATTGAAAACTTTGAAGCACAATATTGACCATCCGAGGCCAATAAAG ATATTTGAAGTTGGCGATGTCGTGACGCTTGATGCTACACATGATGTTGGCGCTGCAAATAATCGTCGACTTGCAGCATTATATTGCAATGTGACCTCGGGATTTGAG GAAATATTAGGTTTGGTGGAAAGAATCATGAAAATTGTGAGAGCTCCTCATGTCCCAGTTGGTGATAGTTTTATGAGACCTTCAGAG GAACCGGAGTTTTTCCCCAATCGACAATGTAGCATCATATTCAAGGGGAAAGAGATTGGCAACTTCGGCATTGTTCATCCTGAG GTATTGAAGAAATTTGGCATTCCTGATCCATGCTCATTCGTGGAGATTGATATCCAGGCCTTATTATAG
- the LOC109721548 gene encoding bromodomain-containing protein 4B-like: MVMLPGYKFTPSEEFLVGDLLRKRLRGEPLEGAAARCIWEADVYGDEPERLTSLSTPANRDPCEWFFFSWCKRIKAKKAHRGGRADQEGRQGKNRRKERTVRRDGRVEIGQWRSTQAVKKVIHIDDLGRAVVIGYHQNFEYRDSKKQKSEWLMEEYGVLPPLEDASGEDKELVICKIYKTPAARRAEAKRSAGSSPASPIPSPVLPSQHTLLLPPPPQQQHPARTELLQPPPFRPSLPAVVPPNWPNPWRSRALLQPSWPEQVLQPPFSSEPLVLPYQHDPLPPPLLPWHQPEELPPLHPQQDMPQYNIAMAEDALSDASFAPDDYQFASDGHRGMIDASAETLQPPPPPAVVVNPQHHAVSAAHVGDDRTPADSQSSQCTTTAKISEHHADNGGVLPLPDEQQQQQQQQQQPPPLHAELNATARTRPIDLQLLERSAKRRNILGSHNSLFVSSSPRRPTVRRAPTSAR, from the coding sequence ATGGTGATGCTTCCGGGGTACAAGTTCACGCCCAGCGAGGAGTTTCTGGTGGGCGACTTGCTGAGAAAGAGGCTGCGCGGGGAGCCGCTCGAGGGTGCTGCGGCAAGGTGCATTTGGGAGGCTGACGTCTACGGCGACGAGCCAGAGCGACTCACCAGTCTGTCCACTCCAGCAAATCGTGATCCCTGCGAGTGGTTCTTCTTCAGCTGGTGCAAACGGATCAAGGCCAAGAAAGCCCACCGCGGAGGCCGAGCTGATCAAGAAGGGCGGCAGGGCAAGAACAGAAGGAAGGAGAGAACGGTGCGCAGGGATGGACGCGTAGAGATTGGGCAGTGGAGGTCCACCCAGGCCGTCAAAAAAGTGATCCACATTGACGACTTGGGCCGCGCCGTCGTGATTGGATACCACCAGAATTTCGAGTATCGTGACAGCAAGAAGCAGAAGTCCGAATGGCTCATGGAGGAGTACGGCGTCCTCCCGCCCTTGGAGGACGCAAGCGGCGAGGACAAGGAGCTGGTTATCTGTAAAATCTACAAGACGCCTGCCGCCAGACGTGCCGAGGCAAAACGATCAGCTGGATCATCGCCGGCTTCCCCAATTCCTTCGCCCGTATTGCCGTCTCAGCATACATTGCTGCTgccaccgccgccgcagcagcaacATCCAGCTCGGACCGAATTACTACAGCCGCCACCTTTCAGGCCTTCACTGCCGGCAGTTGTGCCCCCGAATTGGCCCAATCCGTGGCGGTCGAGGGCGCTGTTGCAACCATCCTGGCCCGAACAGGTGTTGCAGCCTCCTTTCTCGTCGGAACCATTAGTGCTCCCTTATCAGCATGATCCGCTGCCGCCACCCCTGCTGCCGTGGCACCAGCCCGAAGAGTTGCCTCCGCTTCATCCGCAGCAGGACATGCCGCAATACAACATCGCAATGGCGGAAGACGCCTTGTCTGATGCATCCTTTGCCCCTGATGATTACCAATTTGCGTCCGATGGGCATCGTGGAATGATTGATGCCTCTGCCGAAACTCTGCAGCCTCCGCCGCCACCAGCAGTAGTAGTTAATCCGCAGCATCATGCTGTCTCAGCTGCACATGTCGGTGATGATCGCACACCTGCTGACTCACAGAGCTCCCAATGTACTACTACTGCAAAGATATCCGAACATCACGCGGATAATGGCGGCGTCCTCCCCCTGCCGGacgaacaacaacaacaacaacaacaacaacaacaaccaccACCGCTGCACGCCGAGTTGAATGCTACTGCAAGGACACGTCCGATCGATCTACAGCTTCTAGAGAGATCGGCGAAGAGGAGGAACATTCTTGGGAGCCACAATTCTCTCTTCGTATCAAGCTCTCCGCGCCGTCCAACCGTTCGCAGAGCACCGACGAGCGCTCGATGA
- the LOC109721296 gene encoding phenylalanine--tRNA ligase beta subunit, cytoplasmic-like: protein MPPTEINFVPLKQVARAGYLEVLTWILCSHEENFSTLKREDDGKKAVIIVNPRSSKFEVVRTSLTSCLLKTLKHNIDHPRAIKVLCADPMWLIILLFCAVSSVYLKLVTW, encoded by the exons ATGCCGCCGACGGAGATAAACTTTGTCCCTTTAAAGCAG GTTGCAAGGGCTGGATATTTGGAGGTGCTCACGTGGATCTTATGTTCCCATGAGGAGAATTTTTCAACGTTAAAACGAGAGGATGATGGGAAGAAAGCAGTCATTATTGTGAATCCTCGTTCATCTAAATTTGAG GTTGTTCGAACAAGTCTGACGTCATGCTTATTGAAAACTTTGAAGCACAATATTGACCATCCGAGGGCAATAAAAGTACTCTGTGCAGATCCCATGTGGCTAATCATCTTGTTGTTCTGTGCTGTTTCATCCGT ATATTTGAAGTTGGTGACGTGGTGA